The DNA window TAGGCATGATTTCAAATGCAGGAATTGCAACATCATGAAAAGGGACAAATGGTTTATTTTCCTCTCTTTTTTCTGCAGATCCATTTTCTATGGCACCCCAGAAAGCACTTGAAGCAATTGGAAAAAACTTGAGTCTTCAGTATGAGAGGTGGCAACCCAGGGTGAGGCTGAAGCTCAACTTTATCTTTTTGTTGCCATTTATGGTGTTATccatatgaaaattttaaccCAATAGCTAGAGAAGAACTTCATATTTATCAAATGCCAAAAAATAATACATAGCATCATTGTCCTCCATTTTTTTCCCTCTCTTCCCATACTAAGATGTGGGATTTCACAGACTGATAGGTGAATAGTGCTAAAACTTGAAAGTTCTCTATGTACTCTTCTGTTTAGTTACGATAAAGAACATACATAGGCTAATCATCATCGTCTTATTCGTCGAAATCACTCCTGAAATGACAATCACAAAACACCCTTTACTTTTTGATAGAGGGAGctcaatttgaaatttattttctgGATGTGCAACATGTTTTAAAGATTTCCTCAGACACCGGGTTTCTGGTATAGTTATTTTCATTGACACTACTTAAGCtcaatttgtttgaatttatgaaGGCTCGGTACAAGCCTCAGCTAGATCCTACTGTGGAGGAAGTGAAAAAACTCTGTACTACATGTCGGAAATATGCAAAGACAGAGAGAGTTCTCTTCCACTACAATGGTCATGGTGTACCCAAACCAACTCCAAATGGTGAAATTTGGCTCTTCAACAAGGTTTCAGAAACGGTGTctgtattttttctattattttatctctctcagTTCTAGTATGCTAATAAGTTGCAAGTGTttccttaaaaataatattttctgaAGTGTATATTTTGGTGTAGAGTTATACTCAATATATCCCGCTGCAAATAAGTGAGCTTGATTCGTGGCTGAAGACACcttcaatatatgtttttgACTGCTCTGCTGCAGGGATGATTGTTAGTGCTTTTGCAGAGGTACATTAATGATGCTTAAAATGTTATTggcttattttatttgtttcttcttGTAAAAACTGTCTTTTTTATAGCTTCAAGATTTGAGTGCTTCTAGTTCAAGTGGAACTACCACTCCTACAAGGGATTGTATTCTGCTTGCAGCATGTGATGCACACGAGACTCTTCCCCAAAGTGCTGAATTTCCTGCTGATGTTTTCACATCCTGCCTCACAACGCCAATCAAGATGGCTTTGAGATGGTATTCATGGTTTTGCATCTTCTcagttatttataatatattgtcaTATTATTCTTTCAGCTAATTTTACCACTGTTTAAAATTTTGGACCTTCTATACATTTTTTTGCCAATGTGCACGAATGATAGGTTAACCTTGTTTTGTGGTATAGTGTtggtgtgtttttttttttctgacaaTGCTTTAAGATGTGTATTTTATATCTAGAATATACCAGACATTTTTTTTGCCCTTTCTctagtaatttttaaaatgttttgggGCTGTTTGTAGTAgcttttttttcatatatcaacattttgttttatttattttttcttatttcaggTTTTGTACTCGTTCGTTGCTCCGTGGATCTCTAAACTACTCCCTTATAGATAGAATTCCAGGGCGCCAAAATGATCGCAAGACACTTTTAGGTGAATTAAATTGGATTTTCACGGCAGTGACCGACACAATTGCCTGGAATGTACTCCCACATGGTAAAAAGATTCTCTTGCTATATCTGTAACATTGAAAAGTTTTCTGATTATATGCTATATGTTGGCCAATGTAGTGACTTGgcaattacttaatttttttgtcCTTCAGAGACCTTCCAAAAACTGTTTAGGCAGGATCTTTTAGTTGCCAGTTTGTTTCGAAACTTTCTACTGGCTGAGAGGATCTTGCGGACTGCAAATTGCACTCCAATTTCATTTCCTAGTTTGCCTCCAACTCATCAGCACCATATGTGGTCAGATATGATATATTTTGTCACTTATAAGTTTATTCAGTTATTAGTGGATAGTAGACTTATATGAAATTCTCTCATGTGGCCCAGGGATTCATGGGACATGGCTGCTGAAATATGCCTTTCTCAGCTACCAGGTTTAGTTGAGGATCCAAATGCTGAGTTCCAGGTTTATTCTTTAGCTCgcaaaaatgaattaaaatttcttGTCTTCTGATTGTCCTATCTTTGGTCAATGTGATTGAGtaaattttcatcattttttccAGCCAAGCCCCTTTTTCACAGAACAGTTGACAGCTTTTGAGGTGTGGCTTGATCATGGATCAGAACACAAGAAGCCACCTGAACAGCTGCCCATTGTTCTTCAGGTTCTGTGAATTAGATAGATTTGGCcgtgatttattttattaatatattttatcccaTTCATATGAGCTTCTAAGTAGAATTCCTCGGCAagtatgaatattttattaaagatgGCAGGTAGGcataaaaaaagagaaacatAGAAGAGCTAGTGTTTGCTCAGGGAACATTATCTAACCTCCTTGAACTGAACATTCTATAGCATCTGAAAATCTCTAGCAGTAATAAAAAGTCTTTTGTCGTTAAGCAATAATTTGTACTGCTGAATTGTGTAGTGGATTTTTTTCCTGTGAAGCAACAATGGTAATACAAATTTCATTCCATTCAAAGTTTTACCAATGTTTAGGATTTCATAATTGGACTTTTTACACCTAGTTATAATACAGTTCTGATTATTTTGAAATGTCATTTAGTAATTTTGTGCCACGTCATGATGGAATAAGAGTAAACTTGACTTGCTTTTATAACTTAAGAGGCTGGAAGTGATGAGCAACTGTAGTTAGATCTTCAActttttgtatgaattattttatgttaatcaTGCCAAATGAATGGTTGTTTGAGCTTCAACACCACAATGGTAGTCTTTGATGATCTATCCACTAGACTCATCCTTGATTTATCTGAGGTCAATCTATTATTATGCATGCGTAAAAAGTTTGATTTCATTCTTTATGCTGAAGATGATCTTCCCATACAATATTGTCATATATGTCCAAACCAGTTATTCTCTATGCTGAAGGAAAAATGGTGAACTTTAACAAACTAACTATGCATGTAGGTTTTACTCAGCCAATATCATCGATTTCGAGCCTTGGTGCTTCTGGGAAGATTCCTTGATATGGGATCATGGGCCGTAGATCTTGTAAGTGCTTATGTTTCATAAGAGGTGACCATACATTCCACATATGCCATTTATCGGCATGAATCGATAGATTTTTCTTACCTTTTTTCAGGCTTTATCTGTTGGGATATTCCCATACGTTTTGAAGCTTTTGCAAACAACTACACCAGAGCTACGACAAATTCTTGTATTCATTTGGACAAAGATTCTTGCTCTTGACAAGGTACATATCATCACCACCTTTTGTTATCTTTTTGTTGTTATGGATTTGCAGTTTTTTTTTGTCTCATAACAACTGCATTTATTTTGCTTCTGGTTTTGATTGATAGTCATGCCAAGTGGATCTTGTGAAGGATGGAGGACACACATATTTTATAAGGTTTCTTGATAGCATGGAGGCATTTCCAGAACAGCGAGCAATGGCTGCATTTGTTCTTGCAGTCATTGTGGATGGGCACAGACGAGGCCAGGAAGCCTGCATTGAAGCTGGTTTGCTACATGTTTGCTTGAAGCACCTTCAGTCTTCGTCTGGTGTTTCTTCACAAAGTGAAACACAAACCGAACCTTTATTTCTTCAATGGCTTTGTCTTTGCCTGGGAAAGTTGTGGGAGGATTTCACTGAGGCACAAATAGTTGCTCTGCAGGCAGAAGCTCCTGCTGTATTTGCACACTTACTTTCTGAACCCCAACCCGAGGTTGCTTATTACTTAAAATCGATTTAATCATTTTCTGTTGACATAATATCTCTGTAACTCCGATTGTGGATGAATCTTCTTTTCAGGTAAGAGCTTCAGCTGTATTTGCTCTAGGAACCCTGCTTGATGTTGGATTTGATTCATCAAGAGAGGGTGGTGTTGGAGGTGATGAAGATTGTGATGATGATGAAAAAAGTAAAGCTGAGGTTAGCATTATCAAATGCCTTCTAAATGTTGTTTCAGATGGAAGCCCACTTGTACGAGCTGAAGTTGCTGTAGGTATGCCATCTTCAGCCATTCTAacaacatttatttaatattttcacatCCTATGATCTACGATTTGACATGATTCTCTCATTCACATATTATAATCATTGATAACAGCTCTAGCACGCTTTGCCTTTGGGCACAACAAGCAGTTGAAGGCAATTGCTGCTGCATATTGGAAGAAGCCTCAGCCTAACTCCGTCCTTAGTTCCCTACCTTCATTTGCCATGAAGAGTACTAGCGGTTATACCACTCCAACTCAGTATGTCCAGCATGGTACGATGGGTCCCTCACAAATTGGTCCTGTTTTTAGAAGTGGAGATAGCCAAGCTATAGTTCGAGATGGGCGAGTCTCCACTAGCAGTCCACTTACATCTTCTGGAGTAATGCATGGGTCACCTGTATCAGATGATTCATCTCAGCATTCTGATTCTGGGATATTTAATGATTGCTTGAGCAATGGGGTGGCAAGTGCAAGGCAAAGGCCTCTAGACAATGCATTATATGCACAATGTGTGCTTGCTATGCTTACATTAGCCAAGGATCCTTCTCCTCGCAATGCTAGTCTTGGTAGAAGAGTACTTTCCATTATAGGGATTGAACAAGTGGTGACAAAATCTGTGAAGCCAAGTGGCAATATGGCTAGACTGAGTGACTCAATTGCTCCTTCACCTAGTCTTGCTGGCCTTGCACGATCTTCTTCATGGTTTGATATGAGTGGAGGTAAGGTCGcccttttttgtttgtttgagagaattttgaattatttcctGGTCCACATTATTCTTCATGCCATTTTTTGGTTTGAAAATGTAACGCCATGGCTCTTAGATATGCCATTTTACATGGCCTTCAAATTTATACAAATGTTTAGAGAATTATCTTCAACACATCACACTTGTCTTTAGTTTTGGAAGTTACTAATTACACATGATTAATGAAGTGAAGTGGGGGTGATAAGTTTCAGGTTATATTGTTTGTAGACTTAATTCTTGTCTCAGGTTAGGGTCAAGTCACTCTTTGACATTGTATTTGAGGTTATATTTTTTGACTAATGTGACAAATGACAGGTCATTAGATGATCTTAGGACTCATCAATCATAAACCTTAAATGGATTTCATATTCAATTCGAAGctataaaaatgaaaacataGTTTTTGAACCTCTTTCAGACCCTCCCAACGGTGCAAACCCTTTCTAGACCTACTCACAACCTGTCTATACTAATACACGACCTCAATTTCATCATCTTACAAAATTTTTGATCCATTCCCGATCGAATCAAGAACACATATTTCTCAAGAATCAATCTCATCCTCCGAGTTTTGGATATGTTCTAGCCACCATCATTCTGAACATTTCTTCTCTTGATTCAAAATCACACCATGTATTTGGGATGATTACCAAAGAGCACAATTAATTGTCATGAGATTTTTTTCTTGTTGCATCCATTGATTTCTCTGATATGTTGTCTTATTACAGGTCATTTGCCACTTACTTTTAGGACTCCTCCTGTTAGTCCGCCTCGACCCAGTTACTTACCTGGAATCCGAAGAGTTTGTTCACTAGAGTTCAGACCACACATCATGAATTCTCCGGATACAGGATTGGCTGATCCACTCTTAAGTGCTGTTGGGTCAGATGCAGCATCTGATAGAAGTTTTCTTCCGCAGTCAACAATATATAGTTGGAGTTGTGGTCATTTTTCGAAGCCTATACTTACAGCAGCTGATGACAGCGAAGAAGTAATGGTcagaagagaagaaagagaaaaatttGCTCTGGACCACATAGCAAAGTGTCAACATTCTTGTATGTCTCTTATTGTCCTCTAAATGATTAAACAACAATGATCGGTTTGTTGGTTTGACATTCCATTTTTCCGTTGCTAATCACCAATCACTGTTTTTGTTCACAACTGACTGATTTTTtaactttgtttattttctctGTTCAGCTGTCAGCAGCTTGCAGAATCAAATAGCTAGCTGGGATACAAAATTTGAAACAGGTACCAGAGCAATTTTGCTGCATCCTTTCTCTCCAGTTGTAATTGCTGCAGACGATACTGAACGAATCAGGTATTGAAGTCACTTTTCCTGAgaattcatataataatttcttatgGTTATTTTATAGATGTTCTTTGTTTATGCTTCCACTCTATCAGGGTAAAAAAGTTGATCTTATAATGGCCtgttttgttataattttttttcatgttgatTATGACCTGAAAAAATGCACATTtgttatattttctaaaaatcgtAATGATCTAAAATATGGTGGGGTGGTACTTTTTATTTGGCAGTTTTGTGGATGTTAAATACTTTTTATTGAGTGGgtaactttttattttgtctattttggtggaaaattcttttttatctttttacaaCATTACTCTAACATTATtctgtatttattatttaaggaTATGGAATTATGAGGAGGCTACTTTGATGAATAGCTTTGACAATCATGGTCTTATTGACAAAGGAATTTCAAAATTGTGCCTTGTTAATGAGCTTGATGACAGTCTACTTCTTGCTGCTTCATGTAAGTTCCTTTCAACTGTTTTTGCTTGATCAGCCATAGAAACCCTCTTAAATTGGGCCAATTCTTGGTTATTGCTTGATGTCTCTTCTGGATCTAACCCTTTTCAATTTCGTATGATATAGGTGATGGGAATATCAGAATTTGGAAGGATTACAATTTAAGGGGCAAGCAGAAACTTGTAACTGCATTCTCTTCAATTCATGGTCATAGGCCTGGTGTGCGCAATGATAATGTGGTTGTGGATTGGCAGCAGCAACCTGGTTATCTGGTAAAATTCTTTtcaaatgtgataaataattgttaataatttctatcatcttctaaTTAATTCTCATCCATTTCGATAAATCTCTGTAACCAGTATTCATCTGGTGAAACATCATCCATTATGGTCTGGGATCTGGAGAAAGAACAGCTTGTACATTCTATTCCGTCATTATCGGATTGCAGCATATCAGCATTGGTAGGTTCATTTTTCTATGTTATGTGTTAAAGGACTATTCAGGTTGAATTCACTAGGACAGCATTGATTGAGGCTCGATAAGACCAAGAagtaattaagtaaaaaaattatactatgGGGGCTtgtataaaattgaaaattatgtgAAATGTAAATTGATTTGATATGATTTTGAACTAATGTCAGAAAAGTACTTAAAGATTATTTTACCCCTATAATGACATATTGATTAGTTTTCAGGGTTTAAGTTGTCTTTTGGATGCTCTTGTTATATGAACGAATTAATTCATAACTTACTGAATTAAGCCATATTTTATACCTTAagttaaatctaaataataagTGACATTGAAGTAACAATTAGCAAATGAAATTACTTATTTAGATTAAGTGAAAAGCTGTGTTATCAAAAACTGCCATACTAATCTCCTTGTGTAATGCAATATTCAAGTACCAACTCATGGCTATTACTCACACAGTGCTTTGAAAACTTTGGAAATGATTGTCATTTCAATAGAAAAAAGACGTGTGTAGTAATAACATTTTGCTCCTGCTTCTATATGAAACCTGCAGTACTATGAAATCATTCTGATACATAATATGCTGTTTTGTTATTGCAGTCCGCCTCACAAGTCCATCCTGGACATTTCGCTGCTGGATTTTTGGATGGTTCTGTGAGGCTTTATGATATTAGGGCACCTGAGATGTAAGTAGTTCTTTGTGCTTCTACTTGTTTTGAtgttaaattgaataaaaaatgagGATATTTAACGGTACAGTCCTCTGATGTGTATTTCTACTATTTAAACTCAGGCTTATTTGTACATCCCGGCCACACACACAGAGAGTGCGAGTTGTAGGCATTGGTTTTCAACCAGGGTTTGAGCATGGAAAGGTATATAAAGGAATATTGAGCTTAATTATTGCACTTTATGCTGATATGGAACCATTTTCagatataaaaacaaaaatagattTCTGAAATTTGTCTAGCCTCCGACAAAATTTAGGCCTTGTTCGAACTGGGTTGTTTGAATTTAGTTCTAATAACACTATCCCGTCGTCAATCccttcatcaattttttttatttcatcaccaaaataccctctattttttatctttcattGTATATTTATACCCTATTGTAACCTAATAACCTACACTaaacaaggttatttggaaataacctaCTGGCTATCCAAAAAACCCAAGATCGAACAAAGGCTCAAATAACCCCTTATCACACACACATCAATTCCATCATCAACTGAAATACAAATACTAAAGTGCCCTTATTTActtttgtataacattttaaaacattaaatacaaagaatattttagttatttaacctaaataatccattttctcgtcaaacaattttttttttatttttcaaataacccaacatcaaacaagctcttagtttCTAAAGATTCCAGAAATAAAGTGTTACAAATGTGGGGGCCATATATCTCTTCTGCTAAATTGAccaaatttgttttgttttggtttgatCAGATTGTGAGTGCATCGCAAGCAGGTGATATTCAGTTCATTGATATAAGATGGCCAAAGGATGCCTACTTAACAATAGACGCACACAGGGGGTCTCTTACTGCTTTAGCTGTGCATCGTCATGCACCCCTTATTGCAAGTGGCTCGGCAAAACAGCTCATAAAAGTGTTCAATTTAGAGGGTGAACAATTAGGCAGCATTAAATACCTCTCAACATTTATGGCACAGAAAATAGGTTCAGTAAGCTGTCTTGCCTTTCATCCTTATGAAGTGTTGTTAGCAGCCGGAGCTGCAGATGCATGCGTTTCTGTTTACGCCGATGAAATCGCTCCAGGCagatgatttaatattattattatattgggttggagagaaaagaaaataacagTGAAGGAAAACCATCATATACATAattcagaagaagaagagtttGCCGGATTTTAATCTTCACATTTCTTCAACCCTAGTTACTACAACTACTAGACGTTTGCCCCCTTGTATCTTAAATATTCGTTTAGCCTCGCTCTTTCTCCAATGAAGAAGAATGGTTCATATAAACAAAAGttgtgaagaagaagatgaatgaatCCAGATTCCAGCTCTATATACTCTACAACAATTACTACTGTTGGTGGTGCAGGCTTTGACAAATAATTTGATGTGCCTACTGTAAATACCTTcctcctttttttttctttttcttttcttctattGCTTTCTTCTCTCTATCTTTCTTTCTTACTTTCTTACTTTCTTTAGGTgtgtctttttctttttcaattgaTTTCTTTGGTTGTTCTTAGTCCATATTCAATCATGTTCAATTTGTAAAAGAAGCAGGGGAATTATTTGTCATTGTTATAATTTGAATCTGGTGTTGACATTGTAACTTGTCTATTCCTGTTTCCCTTCTATCTATACTCAGATGTTTTTCTCGGTTTTGGTTTTCTTCTTTTACTTGCATTATTTTTCCATTGACCTAGATTCAGATCTggaatatatattgttattaatgttttattatcaATAAGGTAATAATAGTCTTATTGAATGAAGAGACTGagattttaaattcaattctcATGAAATTGTTCTGGTTGGGCTTGGGGCCAAAATAATAAGTTCAAAGTATCTTTTGGGATAATGATCCACAATTGTTTGTAGGTAATACTTAAATGGCCAAaactactatttttttttcatattttgggaTGATGATCTACAATTGTTTGTAGGTAATACTTAAATGGCCAAAACTActatttctttttcatattttgggaTGATGATCCACAATTGTTTGTAGGTAATATTTAAACGGCCAAAACTActatttctttttcatattttgggaGATGATCCACAATTGTTTGTAGGTAATACTTAAATGGCCAAAACTActatttctttttcatattttgggaTGATGATCCACAATTGTTTGTAGGTAATACTTAAATGACCAAAACTActatttctttttcatattttgggaTGATGATCCACAATTGTTTGTAGGTAATACTTAAATGGCTAAAACTActatttctttttcatattttgggaTGATGATCCACAATTGTTTGTAGGTAATACTTAAATGGCCAAAACTActatttctttttcatattttgggaTGATGATTCACAATTGTTTGTAGGTAATACTTAAATGGtcaaaactataatttttttttcatattttgggaTGATGATCCACATTTGTTTGTAGGTAATACTTAAATGGCCAAAACTActatttctttttcatattttgggaTGATGATCCACAATTGTTTGTAGGTAATACTTAAATGGCCAAAACTActatttctttttcatattattgTTTAAAGTTGTGCTAATGGAAAAAGAATAATAGCAAGGATTGAGTTTGAAACACCATTTTCTGTTTTTCACCATCATCTTTACACTTGTTTCTTGAAGAAAGATTTGGTTGGATATAATTTAACTATAAAGTGGTTGAACCCATTTGGAAAACACTATTTTTACCTTGGATCAAGCTGTTGAGGCCATGGATTCTCCAACTCCATTCTCATGGGACTAAGATTTTGTGTATTAACTGGAGGTAGAATGCAAAGGAGAGCTTCTAGCTTTCATTCAACTCAATGCCTCTTTCTTTATCCCTTGCCACAATATCTAATACAATTTGTAAAAGAGTAAGGATAGAGAGTCGGAATTTAGTTTCAGAAATAATGTCCCACCTTAAATTTAATATGAGAAAGATTCTATTTTCAAAGTCCAATCACATTTTGTCATGTCATTCCCAGACATCGTGACACCAAATTttcgctctctatcatttttttttcttttaattacaAATGTCAGTTTAATCTACATTGAGGATGATTCCATCCTGAGCCACCAACAGATTCTTGCCAAGAATCAACAAAGTACCAAGATTTTATCCCTTAGCATGTAGAGATTTGTCTGCATAAGTAAAATTAACTTAAGGCAAGATGGAGAATTGCAAATTTTTTTTTGCAGGAAAGACATTCCATCACCATCAAGATGACAAGCAGGAGAACAAAACATTGATTCTTCATGATATAACTAACTTAACTAATTCAGATTTTCtagaaaattacattttttttataaaattgaaaatttactTGAAAACattgaaaattaagtaaaattgtAAGAGTcttactttaaaataatattaattatatattattattatcatttataattaatataaaattatttaaaaactaataataaataaatgatattaagaaaatgtataattataaaattaattacatgaatttatttatttcaataagtaattaatttaaacacataaatacaaatttattctatttttgtaaaatcaaaataatttataaaattgtaaatttttaaGTTCCTTATCAAGTTTAATTAACTAAAGTGTTCACATCAAAACATCATATAGTTAAGTTTAACTAACTTAAGAGTTTAAGTAAAAACAAAATGGTCTTTTATTAAttgtaaaatcataaaattttattagttaaatttgaattgatctgatctcaaaatattaataagtatCATAAGGTTGCCTAAAATTTgactaacattattttttaaaagccaaaactcattttaaaaataataattctagcAAGTATTAAATTCCAACTCcaatttgtataataaatacattattttttaattattttttatattttaattaaatctcAAAATACAGTCTTTGTTTTTCTAAAGCCAAATAACTTTTGAAGGtaataataacttaaaatcTATCATATTTCTAGCCCAATTATGCATTGAaatccaaatttaaatattataaataaatttaagtagtaatgacataatttatttttatacttaaatgAGCCTATTTAAACATAAACTCAAAATATGTATAAATCATTAAATCCAAACTTAAATTCTTaccaaaattgtaaaaaaatgttgtaaaaTAAGAGTACCAAATTTGTCATTATATGGAAAGAGAACATACAAATTAATTGTATCttaaattatattcttttaacaataaaagataaagtgataaatgaaggaaataaaataaaaaattgtgaaacctttcttcaaaaatacaaattaaaccATTTCATATCAATCAattctttattctttataacatttaaacCTTCCCTAAATCAtcaattttttcatcaaacaagaaaatcccaaataaataaaacaagccCATATTCTAATGGAAGTTTGTTTACAGAGAATATGGATCATAAACCAAGTTaggcaagaagaagaagaagaagaagaagaaatctgGAAGTTGGACATGAATTAATCTCAATCATCTCCATTTCTGTCTGCATTAATCTCTTCAAGAACAGCAACAAGTGCAACTATGAATGCATAATCTACATTCGGACAAACAGTCACCGAATATGTGTCCTGCCCAAGAACAACACTCTGAACACTGtgcttcttcttcatctatccaatccaatccaatccaatccagtTCACATCTTCATTAGCAATAACataatttgtaaaatagaaGCAGTTATAGGTTAGGATTTAAGTATTTTACCTGGGCAATAACCAAGTTTTTAGTATTTCCAGCATAAATTACACAAGACCTATCCAACCAGCTTCCACTAATCTTGAAGTCACAAGTATGTTCCTCTGTGTTTCCGGCCATGAAAACATCCAATTCAGTCTTGAATTGAATAAGTGAAGACTTCTTTACACTAAAAAGTAGATTCTTAGATTCTGTGTCATCTCCACGGAAAACATTCCATCTCCTATGTGCTGTTATTGTCTGAAAATTTCATTTTCCCATCAAAGTATCAGAATGCACATTAAAGAAGCTTGTTTGATAGATGATTAAATTAGGGATGATtctttatccaaataacccagatgAAAAAAGCAGTTTTAGGGTACaattcaaataacccagatGAAACAAACAGTTTTAGGGTACAATGCAAATAACCCAGATGAAACAAGCAGTTTTAGGGTACAATGTACCTTCTGGTGCAGAGTGAGAATAGGGTTTCCGGCGGCATCAAGGATGGAGCGACGGTCATGGAGGCTGAAGAGTTTACCTTTAATCTGAAACAAGATATTGCCATTTACGTCAGTGACGACGAAGTTGCATTCCTTGAGGGTGAGGAGCTTCCTTTGGATAACGATATCAATTGGGTAGGATGTACAGAATTCAGAGCCGACAACTACGATTGGATCAGGGCCGCTTGTCGCCGCCGGGTAACTGATAGGTTGAGCCATTGCAGCCATTAGATTGTAAGATTGATTGATCGATCTATGTTTGACTTCCGATACTAGTTTGCCTTTTTGTATTCAATCTTCGTCCAGTCGGGCACCAACTG is part of the Impatiens glandulifera chromosome 1, dImpGla2.1, whole genome shotgun sequence genome and encodes:
- the LOC124914251 gene encoding protein LURP-one-related 15-like, which translates into the protein MAAMAQPISYPAATSGPDPIVVVGSEFCTSYPIDIVIQRKLLTLKECNFVVTDVNGNILFQIKGKLFSLHDRRSILDAAGNPILTLHQKTITAHRRWNVFRGDDTESKNLLFSVKKSSLIQFKTELDVFMAGNTEEHTCDFKISGSWLDRSCVIYAGNTKNLVIAQMKKKHSVQSVVLGQDTYSVTVCPNVDYAFIVALVAVLEEINADRNGDD